CCAGAAAGATGGCAACAGTGAAACGAGTCAGAGGAGTATGAAGGGGCCTGGTGTATGTGGGTAAACTGTATGTGGGAGGGAGTCCGCTGAGCCCAATGACAAGATCCCAGAGGGGGGAGAATGGAGCACCAGACACAACCACAGGGATGGTTATATGGTCAAGCGACCTCAGGTGTCCCCTGGCCAGGTGCGCGTGTGTGAGCGTGAGTGGATCATCTGCTGAACCCCGATGACAAGGACCCAGGTgcggagcgggggtggggggtgggggaacctCTTGACACAATCACTGAAATGGCGGGAGTAGAATCAGCTGGTGAAAAGGAATGTGTACATGTTAGCGGAGGACCTGGATGTGGTCACGGTCGCATGAAGTAGGAGAAGCAAGGCTCAGGGTAGGTGACAGAGGCTCCGAGGATCCCGGTGATTGGGGGCGGGTCATCAGGTGGGGGGGCCTCGCCTGGAGCCGGGTAACTAGGCTCCCAGGCCCCGTTAAGGGGGAACCTCCAGGCAGGGGGAGGGCTGCCCGGGAACCCGCGGAGCCCCACGCCTCCCGGGTCACTGTGACCCTCTCACCGCTGGCCGATAGCGGGGAGCGGGTCGGAGAGGAGGAGCTAGAGCGCCCCGGaagcgggggcggggcctggaggcgggggcggggcctcccGCGGCGCGCGCCCCGCCCCGCTCGCCCCCTCCCCCACGCCGCCGTGCTTACTGGGCCTGGGCCGCTGGGGGCTGATATCCAGGTTGAGGTCGATCCTCCGCCGGGCCTCGCGGTTCTCCTGCTTCAGCTTTGCTTCCAGGCGGGACAGCTTCTGCTCCAGGGAGGACGCCGCCATcttccccgccgccgccgcgcaccGCCCGGCCGCCCGTCAGTCCCGCAGACAAACACCGCACTGCGCCTGCGCTCGGATGACCCCGCCGAGCCGCCGTCTCTCTCAGCAGGGCGCATGCTCACGGTACACACCCGCCCTTCCCGCGTGCGAACTTCCGCGCGTGCGTGCTTCGTCCCGGCCGGAGGGATGACGCCGCCTAGAGCTCGCTGCTGGCAACGTGCGAATCCTCTCAGTGTGAGGCGAATGCGTGAGTTCCCGAGAGCTCCGGCAAGAGGCGCTGTGTGGAAACCCACTCATCGTTCCGCTTAGAGCGGTGGGCGGAGAAAGCAGCGCGCAAGCGtacagaggaggagaggaggtcaCGCCCGTGGCTTCTGCTGCGCATGCGCATTCgtgacttttcttttctttttttttctttttctttctttcctgtcgCTGTCCCCGGTGGTCGCCATGGTTGTGTGTCCTCAGCCTCGTTCTTTCTCTTCCCGGCCCGGCCATCGCTGGCACCCACTCCCTCTCGGAACTGCCTTTCTCATCTCGGACAGTGCTTCATTAGGATCCCTGTTAACGCTTAATTGCTGCCTCCTCACCATAATTAGGCACCCGGGGCAAGCCCTTTCCATTTCAGCAGGCTCAGGGTTGGCCGAGGACATGTAGGATGGGCGGGGTAGGGCTCGGGCCACTGTCAGGACGCTGGGAATCCAGTGGCGTGACCCCTAACCTCGGCGACGGGGCGAGGAGGGGGCCGGGAGGGGGGCCAAGGTCAAGGCCAGAGAGTTCCATGTCAGACTTGCGTGGGACATTTGAGACTTCCCTCAACTGCCCTGCCCCCAGGATTTGCGCCCAGCTCCTGGACAACGCAGAAGATAGGCCCCCGGGGTTTGGTGCCTCTACCTGGCGCCTCCGCGGCCTACACATTTTCTTTAGCTGGTCTGAAGAGTGCTGGGAAAGTGCCCCCATCTGGAACCCTGGGGCCACCGGAGAGCACCTTGCCTCTGCTCTCTGGTGCCAGGAGGAGGCTCGCATTTTGCAGACACCATGGAGGTGGTGATCCCAGGAGGTCAGGGTTGGGCAGGCTGTACCCTGCCCGCTCCAGCACAGGGACACTGTGATGGGCGTTGAAGGCTTGTGGCGACTCCTCTGGTGACAACTTACAGGTGGAGCAGATCCAAAACTGTGGTGCCGGGAGACTAACAGGGAAGGTAGAGGAAGAGCGGTTCTCCAGGAAAAAAGCTAGGCAGACGATGCCACCTGATTTCTCCTGGTTAGCTGaggtctctctctgcctctgcttccAGGATAAACTCATACCCTTGATTCTGGAATGTGACTGTCGCCACTTGCCTGTTCTTGGTCTGGTGGAATCGAAGTCTTAGACTATGACAGGAGTGGACAGAAGGGATCAAGATTATAGTTCTCATAgtatcatttattaagcacccactGATATACACTCCCTTGCATAGGGAACATTTGAAAGACAAAGTCCCAGCCTGTCTTCAGAAAAATGTACCCTCCACAGCAGGTGTTCTTAACCTGGGGTCCCCGATCCTTAGGATGTCCATAAACAGCCCTTTAGGGGATCTGGGGGAATCTGTTGATTGCCTCAAGTTGTTTGCAGAACTTTTCATGGATGTGCACGTGAGCATTTTCCTGAGGAAGGAGGTGCCCAGCTTTCGTCAGATTTCTCAAAGCATCTAGGGATCTAAAAAaaagttcaggggcttccctggtggcgcagtggttgagagtccgcctgccgatgcagggggcgtgggttcgtgccccggtccgggaagatcccacatgccgcggaggggctgggcccgtgagccatggccgctgagcctgcacgtccagagcctgtgctcctcaacgggagaggccacaacagtgagaggcccatgtaccgccaaaaataaaaaaataaaataaaaaataaaataaaaaataaaaaaaagttcagaatcCCTGCTCTAGACACCCAGATATCTACTTTGTAGGTCAGCATTTCCCAACACACAGGCCTGGGACTGTCTGTGTCAGAATTACCTGGGATGCTTATATTTACCGGCAAGTTCCTGGCCTCCAGGCAAAGCTCCTGAGTCAGTCTTtcaggggtggggcctgggatgtTTTGTTTTGGTGATGTTGATTTTGATGCCTAGCCAAATATGAAAACCATTTTTCTGAGTTCAGGTGTCCATAGCAAACAACTTATAAATAGGGGATTAACATCCAagttgggggtggaggaggggggagcTTGTCCATTGCGTCTGTGTCCCCTCCTTGGGAGAGAATCCCAGAGATAAGATGCTTTGGTCCGGAAGAGAGGGTTGAAATCCCATTGGGATGAGCCCCACCCCCATATGTGGCATTGATTGAGCCAGAATGTTCGGAGTGGGTTGGGGGAGCAGCAGCtctggcccagggctgggggcaggccaGCTAGCCAAAGACACAGGTGTGGTTTTGCTCTGAGAGTCTTATGACTGAGTTAATCCCTCCAGGATGTTCCACCCCAGATCCACAGCCTCCCAGGCAAACCGATCCCAGGATCTTGCCTGGGTTCCGCCAGCCTGGCACGTCTGCTCCTCCTCTTCTGGCCTGGGCTCACTTGGTCCCCTCCCTTGAAGATAACAGTAGAGATTCCAGGGTGGTAGCATCCTGGAAGGACTCTACTGCAACCCGCCCCTCCCTGGCTTCACTCCACCTCCATCCTGTCCCGCACCTCTGCCGGCAGCCCTTCGTAAAGGGTGTCCTCCACCAGGAGCCCCGACTTCTTCAGTCCCCCACAGTTGCCGAGTTCTTCCGGCAGCGCCTCCAGCCGGTTGCCCTTGAGCTCCAGGCGGCTGAGGGCCCCAAGGGCCCCCACCTGGGGCGAGAGCTGGCTCAGGTGGTTGTAGCCAAGGAGCAGCGTCCGCAGCTTGCGGCAGAAGAAGAGCTCGTCGGGCAGAAGCTCCAGGGCGTTGTAGGAGAGAGCCAGGTGCTGCAGGTTCTGGAGGAGGCCCAGCTCGGCCGGCAGGGAGTGCAGCCCGTTATGGGAGACGTCCAGCAGGCGGAGGCCAGAGCACATGCCGAGCTGGGTGGGCAGTGTCTCCAGCTTGTTGTGGCTGAGATAGAGCTGCTCGAGGCCCCGGAGCTTCCGTACGTGCTCGGGGACGTAGGCGATCTGGTTGTGCCACAGCCGGAGTGTGACCAGCTTGCGgcagtgctggaagctgaggatCTCCTCGATGGACCGCAGGTGGTTGTCCTTGAGGTCCAGTTCCTGCAGTGCGCCCAGGCTGAAGACGGCATGGGGGATGCGCTCCAGCCCACAGGCCACCAGCTCCAGCTCCCGAAGCACCGCCAGCTTCTTGAGGCTGTTCAGTGCCAGCAGGCGGGCCCCGTCATTGTGCAGGCTGAGCCGCTGCAGGTGACCGGCCACGTCGGTCACGCTGGCGGGCACCTTGCCGGCGTTGCTCCGCAGAGACAGCACCTTCAGCTGCTTCAGCTCCCGGAGGCTCTCGAGGGTCGCCGCCCGGGCCAGCTCCGGGGGGAAGACCCCCTCCAGGTGCAGCTCCTCCAGGCCGCGCAGCCCGAACACCCAGAGGGGCACCTCTCGGAGCTCCTCGCACTTGACCCGGATGACCTTCAGGTGGTCCCGCAGGAAGATCTGCAAGGAGAAGGGCAGCCTGGCCGGCGAGTGGAGCAGGCTGATCTCCTGCAGGTGCACCAGCTGCGAGAGGCCTGGGGGGAAGGTGATGTCACAGATGGCCTCCAGCCGCAGGGCCTCCACCTCGCTGAGCTCGAAGACCGTGTCGGGCAGCCCCGGGAGCATGCAGAGGGCCAGCTCGAGCCGGCCGCAGGCGTTGCGCTGCAGCTTCTGCCGCAGCTTCTCAGTCGTCCACTCGTGGTTGAGGTTGAGCTGCTTCAGGCGGCTCTCGCTGACCTCAGAGAGGAAGACAGCGAAGCGCTTGGAGTAGAGTGAGTCGTACTGGTCGATGAGGTGCAGCATGAAGGCGAAGTCGTTCTTGACGTCGGGGATGTCGCCCATGCCCGTCTCTTCCCGCACGGACCGGAAGGAGTACTCCTTGAGGGGCCGGTGGAAGAGCCAGCAGAGTGTGTAAAAGCAGGTGATCCCGTAGACGCACACGAAGGAGATGTAGCAGAAAGCCAGCTTGGAGAAGAGGTGGGCCTTGGTGTGGTTGCAGCAGAAGCTGGCATAGCCCGTGACCTCCGAGGTCTCCACCCTACAGGCCACCAGGAAGCTGATCTTCCCCACATAGATGAGGTTGTAGACCAGGATGGCCAAGAACTTGCAGACCTTGAGCACCGTCTGCCGGATGTACATGGTGTACAGGATGTCCCCCTCTTCCACGTGCATGCGGAATTTCTTGACCTTCTCAAACAGGGCTTTGGCCTGCTCACCCTCCTTTTTGTCCAGCAGGGTGACAGCCGGTGGCTCCGTCACCACCTTCTCGGGCTCCGCCAGCATCTTCCCCTTCTCACCCTCACCTGCCTTCCCCGGTCCTGCCGCCGCTGCTGCCATGGTCACCATTGCCCGCCCGGCGGCGGCAGGGTCCTTGTGGTTCTCCCCGGAGACCTCGGATAGGGCCCGCGTGGTCCACGGAGAGTCGAAACACTTGCCCAGGATGGAGATGAAGTGCTCAATCTTGGAGCTGGTGCTGGGGAACTTGAACCAGAAGCTGGTGCAGACCATGAAGATGAGCGTGTGGATGACGACCAGGTAGGGGAAGTACTTGGCGTACCAGTGGAGGGCCGTCTCGTAGCAGAGCTGGTTAATGAAGCTGTATTGCTGCAGGTCCAGGTTGTTCCTGAGGCCGCTCAACTCCCGGAGGTCCCCCATGTGCTCGGAGACCCCCCGCGGCAGCAGTTGCTGGCACGGGGCCTCTGATAAGTTCTCCCGGGGTTCATGACTGGGCAGACAGATGATCTTGTCCTGTGTCACCTGGGATGGGAGAGAGGGTGAAAGATGGTGAAGGATCTGGGGCGGCCTGGGAagttgtggggtgggggaggaagcagGCCGAAGGCAAGAGAGGTTTCCATCAACCCCCAACTGTCTCCAGTTTGTTCCCCAGCTTTGGAAGAGTCAATAAACCTCTGAGCATCGGACTTTGTCTGAAAAAAAGAGCTGGGTTGATTTGTGTCCTTCGaaaagatgttgaagtcctaacccccaaatACCTGTGAATGTTGCTTTGTTTGGAAATAGTCTTTCCAgagcagatgtaatcaagttaagatgaggtcattgggGGTGGGCCCTAACCCAATAGGACTTTGGGCTTATAAAAGGgagaaatctggacacagacacacacagacacacagacgtACACACACGGAAGATGCTTTGGAAGATACAGGGAGAACGTTATCTATAAACCAAGGAAAGCTGAGGCCACCAGAGTCTAGAAGGGAGGCGTGGAACTCATTCTCCCTCACAGCTTTCGGAAAGAACCAACCCCGTCAACACTTTGATTTCAGGCTTTCAGTCTCCAGAACTAAGAGATGGTAACGGAAGACTTCTGGAACCTCCCAGACCCCGCCCCTAGAGaccccgcccctgccccgccccttaCCTGGAGGGTGCAGCCGAAGACCCCGATCATGAGCATAGCCACGGTGAGGTACTCGGCCAGCACGTCCCACCAAGGTTTGAGCACCTTGAAGGCGGGCTGGTGCTCCGCGAACTGCTTGAACTCCGCCACCGGAATCATCCCGCCTGTGGGAGAGCAGG
This window of the Mesoplodon densirostris isolate mMesDen1 chromosome 3, mMesDen1 primary haplotype, whole genome shotgun sequence genome carries:
- the LRRC8E gene encoding volume-regulated anion channel subunit LRRC8E; the protein is MIPVAEFKQFAEHQPAFKVLKPWWDVLAEYLTVAMLMIGVFGCTLQVTQDKIICLPSHEPRENLSEAPCQQLLPRGVSEHMGDLRELSGLRNNLDLQQYSFINQLCYETALHWYAKYFPYLVVIHTLIFMVCTSFWFKFPSTSSKIEHFISILGKCFDSPWTTRALSEVSGENHKDPAAAGRAMVTMAAAAAGPGKAGEGEKGKMLAEPEKVVTEPPAVTLLDKKEGEQAKALFEKVKKFRMHVEEGDILYTMYIRQTVLKVCKFLAILVYNLIYVGKISFLVACRVETSEVTGYASFCCNHTKAHLFSKLAFCYISFVCVYGITCFYTLCWLFHRPLKEYSFRSVREETGMGDIPDVKNDFAFMLHLIDQYDSLYSKRFAVFLSEVSESRLKQLNLNHEWTTEKLRQKLQRNACGRLELALCMLPGLPDTVFELSEVEALRLEAICDITFPPGLSQLVHLQEISLLHSPARLPFSLQIFLRDHLKVIRVKCEELREVPLWVFGLRGLEELHLEGVFPPELARAATLESLRELKQLKVLSLRSNAGKVPASVTDVAGHLQRLSLHNDGARLLALNSLKKLAVLRELELVACGLERIPHAVFSLGALQELDLKDNHLRSIEEILSFQHCRKLVTLRLWHNQIAYVPEHVRKLRGLEQLYLSHNKLETLPTQLGMCSGLRLLDVSHNGLHSLPAELGLLQNLQHLALSYNALELLPDELFFCRKLRTLLLGYNHLSQLSPQVGALGALSRLELKGNRLEALPEELGNCGGLKKSGLLVEDTLYEGLPAEVRDRMEVE